From a region of the Aerosakkonema funiforme FACHB-1375 genome:
- a CDS encoding RNA-guided endonuclease InsQ/TnpB family protein, giving the protein MFNLTYEFKLKPTQSQIATFEEWLEIHRRVYNYALAERKDWYQSRSCRVNACSLRSEYIISADAPRPTFASQCKSLTAARKENEYLKRVNAQSLQQTLRRLEKAFVSMWEQNHGFPRFKKPGRMRSFCFPQLGTNPLSNRYVKLPVIGAVKLHQSRSIPDSGVIKQARVVKRASGWYVMLTVQWDVSVPSPMPHGEAVGIDVGLKSFVATSNGLIVNRPKFFTDAERKLKLLQQRVERKHLGSNNWHKAQKKVAKLHEYVANCRKDWHRKLSHQICNDIGMLFVEDLNLVGLSRGMLGKHCLDAGFGQFFSILEQTCFKHGVYFQKVDSRKTSQICPSCHVETGKKELSERTHVCSDCGYTTDRDVAAAQVVLIRGLAAVGYTVKMLAEGKFAGIPMKQESSCL; this is encoded by the coding sequence ATGTTTAACCTGACTTACGAGTTCAAATTAAAACCAACACAGTCCCAAATTGCAACATTTGAGGAATGGCTAGAAATCCATAGACGGGTTTATAACTATGCCTTAGCAGAACGCAAAGATTGGTACCAGTCTCGTAGTTGTCGGGTTAACGCTTGCTCACTTCGATCTGAATACATCATTTCTGCCGATGCCCCACGCCCAACGTTTGCCAGTCAATGCAAGTCTTTGACTGCTGCACGTAAAGAAAACGAATACCTAAAACGTGTTAACGCTCAATCTTTACAGCAGACATTAAGAAGACTTGAAAAAGCTTTTGTCAGTATGTGGGAGCAAAATCATGGGTTCCCCAGATTTAAAAAACCTGGGCGAATGCGTTCTTTCTGTTTCCCGCAATTAGGAACAAATCCACTCAGCAATAGATACGTGAAATTACCCGTGATTGGTGCAGTAAAACTACATCAATCACGCTCAATTCCAGATAGCGGCGTAATCAAGCAAGCTCGTGTAGTTAAACGTGCGTCTGGATGGTACGTGATGCTAACTGTTCAATGGGATGTATCTGTGCCATCACCAATGCCACATGGGGAAGCGGTAGGAATTGATGTAGGCTTAAAAAGCTTTGTTGCTACTTCTAATGGTCTAATCGTCAATCGCCCAAAGTTTTTTACAGATGCCGAACGCAAGCTTAAATTGCTGCAACAGCGTGTCGAGAGAAAACATTTAGGTTCAAACAATTGGCATAAAGCCCAGAAGAAGGTAGCCAAGTTACATGAGTACGTTGCCAACTGCCGTAAGGACTGGCACCGAAAATTATCCCACCAAATCTGCAACGATATCGGAATGCTGTTTGTTGAAGATTTAAACCTAGTAGGGTTATCGCGTGGGATGTTGGGTAAGCATTGCTTAGATGCTGGATTTGGTCAATTCTTCAGTATCCTAGAGCAAACTTGTTTTAAGCATGGTGTCTATTTCCAAAAAGTAGATAGTCGCAAAACCAGCCAGATTTGCCCTAGTTGTCATGTTGAGACAGGTAAAAAAGAGTTGTCAGAACGTACTCATGTTTGTTCAGATTGCGGCTATACCACGGATAGAGATGTGGCCGCCGCGCAGGTAGTTCTCATAAGAGGGCTTGCAGCCGTAGGGTATACGGTCAAGATGCTTGCTGAGGGTAAATTCGCTGGAATCCCTATGAAGCAAGAATCCTCATGCCTTTAG
- a CDS encoding PAS domain S-box protein — protein MSTHRTVLVIADSDESDRNYWYQLQQDGSFAYRILTQRYDPQLLALSQAQQIDGILLELDSPHCRNFDVLRQLKQQMGRHCPPIVVIDSNDVEVAVRAFKNGAADYLVKDRMTPDDLRLAMRSAIENAELRRELQYSQEQFQTSVENMLDCFGIFSSIRNEFGQIVDFRIDYLNRAACENNQMPKEMQIGRGLCEVLPAHRETGLFDEYCRVVETGEPLIKDSLIYDDTYGDRRLKRAFDIRATKLNDGFVASWRDVTDRKRLELDLSQTLTDLQQQQQQLQRLIDTAPIGIAIGSVNGEMMTANDTMLHLHGYTREEFEQQGMNWYNFIPAELTERAVQNLAQLRQHGFFPPQEMELLHRDGARVPILLSAMQWMDSTDEHMVFAVDLTPQKQAEAAIQQLNRDLTNRVTELQTLLDIIPVGIAIATDPSCTQMQNNAYLRQLLGVRPGNNISKSAPVDEQPPYRVFQNRQEIPTENLPMQVAARLDVDVRDAEFDILWPDGTVHQILSYATPLRGDCDRIRGAIGVFLDMTERNQAAATIEASQHRYRELAEAMPQMVWTADATGAVNYWNQRWYEYTGLSEAESMGLARVSAVHPDDRDRTLAQWSQSIANGETFEIEYRIRRWDGEYHWFICRAIPTRNYHNQITGWIGTITNIDDIKRSEALVQQSQQQLQRQLAEIEAIYQSAPIGLNVLDTDLRFLRINQRLAEINGLSVEAHIGRTVRELFPDLADTVEQLLRPILETGEALLNVEIHGETPAKPGVKRTWLEQFLPLKDGDRVIGISTVCEEITERIQVEAALRQSEERFRNMADNAPVMVWVTDATGYCTYLSKTWYEFTGQTEATGLGLGWLKAVHPDDREFSKDIFLKANERYEAFRLEYRLRRQDGEYRWSIDAASPWFGEDGEFKGYIGSVIDIHDRKQAEERYRTLFESMNEGFCVIEMLFDEHNKPFDYRFLEINPLFEQQTGLKQAEGKTARQLLPDLEPHWFEIYGKVALTGEPVRFENGSEVMNRWFDVSAFRTGEPESRKVAILFKDISDRKQVEAQRQRSEAILQAFIAASPITLALFDRELRFLYANEALAKINQLPLSEHLGRTLWEVVPQMAPQFAPLLLQIMETQQPVLNVEFSGEVRPGVFRSTIANHYPVCLPNGEAIGVGVAVMDVTELTLAQQELRESEARFRTLADNISQFAWMADENGWIFWYNQRWFDYTGTTLEEMQGWGWQQVHHPDHLERVVKKFRHCMETGETWEDTFPLRGKDGQYRWFLSRAIPVRDERGKVLRWFGTNTDITDRQQAEEALRQSEERYRCLAESIPQLVWTANREGALLDVNQRWTEFTGVTLEQVRITGWEAVVHPEDLPILSQRWNEAVQQKTAYQAEGRMRRADGIYRWHLHQAIPQKNERGEIVKWFGTATDIEAQKQLEIERHRLLEQEQAARSAAERANRIKDEFLAVLSHELRSPLNPILGWTKLLQTRKLDETKTAQALATIERNARLQTQLIDDLLDVAKILRGKLSLNVTSVNLSFAIESAIETVRTAAIAKSISLNIVLPNIGQVSADAARLQQIVWNLLSNAIKFTGNHGQVNITLEQVGNLAEITVKDTGKGINPEFLPYIFESFRQEDASITRKYGGLGLGLAIVRQLVEAHGGTIAADSPGEGMGATFTVQLPLLNVEPEIKHTNELPPQELDMTGIRILAVDDDPDARELLTVLLTQYGAEVVTVASAAQALATLESFPPDVLVSDIGMPQVDGYTLIQKIRALPPEKGGQVPAIALTAYAREDDRQRALDTGYQRHVTKPLEPEQLVRSAIALARTK, from the coding sequence ATGTCAACTCACCGGACTGTTCTTGTAATTGCCGATTCTGATGAGAGCGATCGCAATTATTGGTATCAATTACAGCAAGACGGGAGTTTTGCATACAGAATTCTCACTCAGCGATACGATCCCCAACTTCTGGCACTGTCGCAAGCACAGCAGATTGACGGCATCCTTCTAGAACTCGACTCTCCGCACTGCCGCAACTTCGATGTTCTTCGGCAACTGAAGCAACAGATGGGTAGGCACTGTCCCCCAATTGTGGTGATTGACAGTAATGATGTAGAGGTAGCGGTGCGAGCATTCAAAAACGGGGCAGCGGATTATCTGGTCAAAGACCGGATGACTCCAGACGACCTGCGCTTAGCGATGCGAAGTGCGATCGAAAATGCCGAATTGCGACGGGAACTGCAATACAGTCAGGAGCAGTTCCAAACATCGGTTGAGAATATGCTGGATTGCTTTGGCATCTTCTCATCCATCCGTAATGAGTTCGGGCAGATTGTAGACTTTCGCATCGATTATCTCAACAGGGCAGCCTGCGAAAATAACCAGATGCCCAAAGAAATGCAAATCGGTCGAGGTTTATGTGAGGTGCTGCCAGCTCATCGCGAAACGGGGTTATTTGACGAGTATTGTCGGGTAGTGGAAACAGGAGAACCGTTAATCAAAGATTCCCTCATCTACGATGACACTTATGGCGATCGTCGGCTGAAGAGGGCATTTGATATTCGGGCTACCAAGTTAAATGATGGCTTTGTCGCCTCCTGGCGGGATGTCACCGATCGCAAGCGTTTAGAGTTAGATTTGAGCCAAACATTAACAGACCTGCAACAGCAACAGCAACAACTCCAACGACTAATCGACACCGCTCCCATTGGTATAGCCATTGGCTCGGTCAACGGTGAAATGATGACCGCGAACGATACCATGCTGCACCTGCACGGCTACACGCGGGAAGAGTTTGAGCAACAAGGCATGAACTGGTACAACTTTATCCCGGCAGAGTTGACTGAACGGGCTGTGCAAAACCTGGCACAATTGCGGCAACATGGCTTTTTCCCACCGCAGGAGATGGAACTGCTGCATCGAGATGGAGCGCGAGTTCCCATTTTGCTGAGTGCGATGCAGTGGATGGATAGCACCGATGAGCATATGGTGTTTGCCGTGGATTTAACCCCGCAAAAACAAGCTGAAGCAGCCATTCAACAATTAAACCGAGATTTGACAAATCGGGTTACCGAACTGCAAACTCTTTTAGATATTATTCCTGTGGGCATTGCGATCGCCACCGATCCCAGCTGCACTCAAATGCAGAATAACGCCTACCTCCGACAATTGCTAGGCGTTCGTCCCGGCAACAACATCTCCAAAAGTGCGCCAGTCGATGAACAACCTCCCTATCGAGTCTTCCAGAACAGACAAGAAATACCCACCGAAAACTTGCCGATGCAAGTTGCTGCCAGACTGGACGTAGACGTGCGAGATGCAGAATTTGACATTTTGTGGCCGGATGGCACGGTGCATCAGATATTATCCTATGCAACTCCCCTGCGCGGCGACTGCGATCGCATTAGAGGAGCGATCGGCGTTTTTTTAGATATGACAGAACGCAACCAAGCCGCCGCCACGATCGAAGCCAGTCAACACCGATATCGAGAATTGGCAGAAGCGATGCCTCAAATGGTTTGGACAGCCGATGCAACGGGGGCAGTCAATTACTGGAATCAACGCTGGTATGAGTATACAGGTTTGAGTGAAGCCGAGTCGATGGGTTTAGCGAGGGTAAGTGCGGTTCATCCCGACGATCGCGATCGCACTTTAGCTCAATGGAGCCAATCGATCGCCAATGGGGAGACATTTGAGATTGAATACCGGATTCGCCGTTGGGATGGCGAGTACCACTGGTTCATCTGTCGAGCCATACCGACAAGAAACTATCACAATCAAATTACAGGCTGGATCGGCACAATTACCAATATAGACGACATCAAACGCAGTGAAGCCTTGGTTCAACAGAGCCAGCAACAACTTCAACGACAACTGGCAGAAATTGAAGCTATTTATCAGTCTGCCCCGATTGGCTTAAATGTCCTGGATACCGACCTCCGCTTTTTGCGGATCAATCAGCGATTGGCAGAAATTAATGGGTTGTCTGTAGAAGCTCATATTGGCCGTACTGTGCGGGAACTGTTCCCCGATCTGGCGGATACTGTCGAACAGCTTCTGCGTCCGATTTTGGAAACCGGAGAAGCGCTATTAAATGTAGAAATTCATGGAGAAACACCAGCAAAACCGGGAGTGAAACGCACCTGGTTGGAACAATTTTTACCCTTAAAAGATGGCGATCGCGTAATTGGCATCAGTACGGTTTGTGAAGAGATTACCGAGCGAATTCAAGTAGAAGCTGCCCTACGTCAAAGTGAAGAACGATTCCGCAACATGGCAGATAACGCACCTGTGATGGTTTGGGTGACAGATGCTACAGGATATTGCACTTACCTCAGCAAAACCTGGTACGAGTTCACGGGGCAAACCGAAGCTACGGGACTGGGGCTGGGGTGGTTAAAAGCAGTGCATCCAGACGATCGCGAATTTTCTAAAGACATCTTCTTAAAAGCAAATGAGCGTTACGAAGCCTTTCGGCTGGAATATCGTTTGCGTCGTCAGGATGGTGAATATCGGTGGTCGATCGATGCAGCAAGCCCTTGGTTTGGAGAAGATGGGGAATTTAAAGGATACATCGGTTCAGTCATTGATATTCACGATCGCAAACAAGCTGAGGAGCGCTATCGCACTTTATTTGAATCGATGAATGAAGGCTTTTGTGTCATAGAAATGCTGTTTGACGAACACAACAAGCCTTTCGATTATCGCTTCCTCGAAATAAATCCGTTATTTGAGCAACAAACAGGACTCAAACAAGCAGAAGGTAAAACAGCACGTCAGCTACTTCCAGATCTGGAACCTCATTGGTTTGAGATTTACGGTAAAGTCGCACTGACAGGCGAACCCGTCCGCTTTGAAAATGGCTCTGAAGTGATGAATCGATGGTTTGATGTTTCCGCTTTCCGCACTGGAGAACCAGAAAGCCGAAAAGTCGCTATCCTGTTCAAAGATATTAGCGATCGCAAACAAGTAGAAGCTCAACGGCAACGTAGCGAAGCGATTCTTCAAGCATTTATCGCCGCATCCCCAATTACCCTAGCGCTGTTCGATCGAGAACTGCGATTTCTTTATGCCAACGAAGCCCTCGCTAAAATCAATCAACTTCCTTTAAGCGAGCATTTGGGACGAACCTTGTGGGAAGTCGTACCGCAAATGGCACCTCAATTTGCGCCTTTGCTGCTCCAGATTATGGAAACTCAACAACCCGTCCTCAATGTGGAGTTTAGTGGCGAAGTTCGACCGGGTGTTTTTAGAAGTACTATTGCCAATCATTATCCTGTTTGTTTGCCTAATGGGGAAGCGATCGGGGTTGGGGTAGCTGTGATGGATGTTACCGAACTCACTTTGGCACAACAGGAACTTCGGGAGAGCGAAGCACGCTTCCGTACTTTAGCAGATAATATTTCCCAATTTGCTTGGATGGCAGATGAGAATGGGTGGATTTTTTGGTACAACCAGCGCTGGTTTGATTATACAGGTACAACCTTAGAAGAAATGCAAGGTTGGGGCTGGCAGCAAGTGCATCACCCAGACCATCTAGAGCGGGTGGTCAAAAAGTTTCGTCACTGTATGGAAACGGGGGAAACTTGGGAGGATACCTTTCCCTTGCGGGGGAAAGACGGACAATATCGTTGGTTTCTCTCCCGCGCTATTCCAGTTCGGGACGAACGGGGTAAAGTATTGCGGTGGTTTGGCACTAATACTGATATTACCGATCGCCAACAAGCAGAGGAAGCATTGCGTCAAAGTGAGGAACGCTATCGCTGTTTGGCAGAATCGATCCCCCAATTAGTTTGGACAGCTAATCGGGAAGGAGCTTTACTGGATGTCAATCAACGCTGGACTGAGTTCACGGGGGTAACCCTCGAACAAGTCCGCATCACTGGTTGGGAAGCGGTTGTCCATCCCGAAGATCTACCGATTTTGAGTCAACGCTGGAATGAGGCGGTGCAACAGAAAACTGCCTATCAAGCTGAAGGTCGAATGCGGCGAGCAGATGGCATCTATCGCTGGCATTTGCATCAGGCAATTCCCCAAAAAAATGAGCGAGGTGAAATTGTCAAATGGTTTGGCACTGCAACTGATATCGAAGCGCAAAAACAACTGGAAATCGAACGCCATCGGCTATTGGAGCAAGAGCAAGCCGCACGGTCAGCAGCAGAACGCGCTAACCGAATCAAAGATGAATTTCTGGCTGTTCTTTCCCACGAGTTGCGATCGCCCCTTAACCCCATTCTGGGTTGGACAAAATTATTGCAAACTCGTAAGTTAGATGAAACTAAAACTGCTCAAGCCCTCGCCACTATTGAGCGGAATGCCAGATTGCAAACACAATTGATTGATGACCTGCTCGATGTTGCTAAAATTCTGCGGGGCAAGCTGAGCTTGAATGTGACATCTGTGAATTTATCGTTTGCGATCGAATCTGCGATCGAGACGGTTAGAACGGCAGCTATAGCTAAATCTATCTCACTCAATATCGTATTACCGAACATTGGGCAAGTTTCTGCTGATGCAGCCCGATTGCAGCAAATTGTCTGGAATTTACTGTCCAATGCGATTAAGTTCACTGGGAATCACGGGCAAGTCAATATCACGCTGGAACAAGTTGGCAATCTAGCAGAAATTACGGTGAAGGACACGGGTAAAGGTATTAACCCAGAGTTTCTCCCTTACATTTTTGAATCGTTCCGTCAGGAAGATGCCTCCATCACTCGCAAGTATGGGGGATTGGGGCTGGGGTTGGCGATCGTTCGTCAATTGGTCGAGGCCCACGGCGGTACGATCGCCGCTGATAGTCCGGGTGAAGGGATGGGAGCCACTTTTACTGTCCAATTGCCATTACTGAATGTTGAGCCGGAAATCAAACATACAAATGAATTGCCACCGCAAGAACTCGATATGACGGGAATTAGAATCCTCGCCGTGGATGATGACCCTGATGCGCGTGAGTTATTAACTGTATTGTTGACCCAATACGGAGCGGAAGTTGTGACGGTTGCATCTGCGGCGCAAGCGCTGGCAACTTTGGAATCCTTCCCACCCGATGTGTTAGTCAGCGATATCGGAATGCCCCAAGTTGATGGCTATACCCTGATCCAAAAAATTCGTGCTTTACCACCCGAAAAAGGTGGACAGGTTCCGGCGATCGCTTTGACTGCTTATGCTAGAGAAGACGATCGTCAGCGAGCCTTAGATACTGGCTATCAACGGCACGTTACCAAGCCTCTTGAGCCAGAACAGTTAGTTCGATCTGCGATCGCACTCGCAAGGACTAAATAA
- a CDS encoding M28 family peptidase has translation MDLKQRLQNHLAEIVRDRDPYLSPIAHLYVQQYIRAQLQQWGNVETHEFTVNGKIHHNLILNLPSSSKEYPPILIGAHYDGVPGSPAADDNGTGVAVLLELAKAFAAKPIKYPVRIVAFDMEEYGLLGSQAYADLLKQQGQRLRLMISLEMLGYCDDSPNSQRYPAGLERFYPDRGNFIALIGNLTALTDLIKLRGNIRGSGTKCEFLPVPSRGTIVPQTRLSDHAPFWDNGYRAMMITDTAFMRNPHYHQASDRIETLNLDFLAGVCRGLEIAIGRL, from the coding sequence TTGGATCTTAAACAACGATTGCAAAATCATCTCGCGGAAATTGTGCGCGATCGCGATCCTTACCTCTCGCCGATCGCTCATCTTTACGTACAACAATATATCCGCGCACAATTGCAACAATGGGGAAATGTGGAAACTCACGAATTCACAGTAAATGGCAAAATTCATCACAACCTTATCCTCAATTTACCTTCCTCTAGTAAGGAATATCCACCTATTTTAATTGGCGCACATTATGATGGAGTACCGGGAAGTCCGGCGGCGGATGATAACGGTACAGGCGTTGCTGTATTACTGGAATTAGCTAAAGCTTTCGCAGCGAAACCGATTAAATATCCCGTGCGAATTGTGGCTTTTGATATGGAAGAATATGGTTTGTTAGGTAGCCAAGCATATGCGGATTTATTGAAGCAACAAGGACAGCGATTGCGTTTAATGATATCATTAGAAATGTTGGGTTATTGCGATGATTCTCCTAATTCCCAACGTTACCCGGCTGGGTTGGAACGCTTCTATCCGGATCGCGGTAATTTTATCGCTTTAATTGGTAACTTAACCGCGCTGACCGATTTAATAAAACTGAGGGGAAATATTCGCGGAAGTGGAACGAAATGCGAGTTTTTGCCAGTGCCAAGTAGAGGTACAATTGTTCCCCAAACTCGCCTCAGCGATCATGCACCTTTTTGGGATAACGGTTATCGGGCGATGATGATTACGGATACGGCTTTTATGCGGAATCCCCATTATCATCAAGCGAGCGATCGCATCGAAACCCTCAACCTAGATTTTCTCGCCGGCGTTTGTCGCGGTTTGGAAATCGCGATCGGGCGGCTGTGA
- a CDS encoding PIN domain-containing protein, whose product MAQVILDTDILSAIMRQNPIVITKATEYLAEQSRFTFSIITRYEILRGLKAKGATKQISLFNNFCAKNIVLPLTDEIVIKAADIYADLKKRGLPTGDADILIAASALVLGVAVVTNNQAHFQRIPDLQVLNWLN is encoded by the coding sequence GTGGCACAAGTTATTTTAGATACCGATATCCTTTCAGCTATCATGCGACAGAATCCAATCGTCATAACGAAAGCGACAGAATATTTAGCCGAACAGAGTCGGTTTACTTTTTCAATTATCACTCGCTATGAAATTCTGCGGGGACTAAAAGCGAAAGGTGCAACTAAACAGATAAGCCTATTCAATAATTTTTGCGCCAAAAATATCGTTTTACCCCTAACAGATGAAATTGTCATAAAAGCAGCAGATATATACGCTGATTTGAAAAAACGTGGCTTGCCGACCGGAGATGCAGATATTTTAATTGCAGCTTCGGCATTGGTGCTAGGGGTAGCAGTAGTAACAAACAACCAAGCTCACTTTCAGCGAATACCCGATCTTCAGGTACTCAACTGGCTAAATTAG
- a CDS encoding antitoxin family protein codes for MIQTLDAIYEQGVFRPLTKPEIPDGESVKLIIETSSKLNPEEMLKLAAQVYEGLSEEEINEIEQIAGDRSNFFTGHTP; via the coding sequence ATGATCCAAACTCTAGATGCAATCTACGAACAAGGTGTTTTTCGCCCTTTAACTAAACCGGAAATACCTGATGGAGAATCCGTCAAATTAATAATTGAAACCTCATCAAAACTAAATCCAGAAGAAATGCTTAAATTAGCGGCTCAAGTCTACGAAGGTTTATCTGAAGAGGAGATAAATGAAATAGAACAAATTGCAGGCGATCGCAGTAATTTCTTTACCGGACATACCCCATAA
- a CDS encoding DUF4351 domain-containing protein, with product MYESVIYQDILEKGRRRGAISMVLRLLHRRIGALTPELQARIQTLSIAQLEELGEALLDFSQPTNNPYFWIVHNFCPLH from the coding sequence ATGTATGAATCTGTCATTTATCAAGATATTCTAGAAAAAGGACGACGAAGAGGAGCAATATCAATGGTTTTGCGGTTACTCCACCGTCGAATTGGTGCGCTTACTCCCGAACTTCAAGCGAGAATTCAAACTTTATCGATCGCACAATTAGAAGAGTTGGGAGAAGCACTTTTAGATTTCTCTCAACCAACTAATAATCCTTATTTCTGGATCGTCCATAATTTTTGCCCTCTCCATTAG
- a CDS encoding DUF4351 domain-containing protein, with amino-acid sequence MNTDNLCKYLAEEYPAEFIQWLLPSETSNIQVLKTELSLEPIRADSITLLQTPNLILHLEFQTLPASDPPLPLRMLDYWLRLYRKYRCDVEQVVIFLKSTTSEIAYTNEFTARNTRHRYRVIRMWEEDPAPLLANSGLLPLATLARSDSPQALLAQVAQQVANIEETPQRQNVAACIYVLAGLRFDKNLISQLFREEIMLESVTYQDILEQGQRRGEVTVIMRQLTRRIGTFTPELQARIQSLSIAQLEDLGEALLDFTQPTDLTAWLESHQA; translated from the coding sequence TTGAACACCGACAACCTTTGTAAATACCTCGCCGAAGAATACCCCGCCGAATTTATCCAATGGCTACTCCCATCCGAAACATCTAACATTCAAGTATTAAAAACAGAACTCAGCCTGGAACCAATTCGCGCCGATTCTATCACCTTACTACAAACCCCAAATCTAATTCTGCACTTGGAATTTCAAACCTTACCAGCATCAGATCCGCCACTACCATTACGGATGCTTGATTACTGGCTGAGACTGTATCGAAAATACCGTTGCGACGTAGAACAAGTAGTCATTTTTCTCAAATCCACTACTTCCGAAATCGCCTATACCAATGAGTTTACCGCCCGTAACACCCGCCATCGCTATCGAGTCATCCGAATGTGGGAAGAAGACCCCGCGCCACTGTTAGCCAATTCTGGACTTTTACCGCTGGCGACATTAGCGCGAAGCGACTCACCCCAGGCTTTACTCGCGCAAGTAGCCCAACAGGTCGCTAATATTGAAGAAACCCCGCAACGGCAAAATGTGGCAGCCTGTATATATGTCCTTGCAGGTTTGCGATTTGACAAAAATTTGATTAGCCAACTATTCAGAGAGGAAATTATGCTTGAGTCTGTCACCTATCAAGATATCTTGGAACAAGGACAACGACGAGGAGAAGTAACTGTGATTATGCGCCAGCTTACCCGTCGAATTGGTACGTTTACTCCGGAACTTCAAGCGAGAATTCAAAGTTTATCGATCGCACAATTAGAAGACTTGGGAGAAGCACTTTTAGATTTCACTCAACCAACAGATTTAACTGCTTGGTTAGAGTCTCATCAAGCATAA
- a CDS encoding DUF4384 domain-containing protein: MPVNSDIKYEVKVEREGYLILLEREPSGAVCCLCPSEYAPNSRCATGVMVLPQCPPSEYATFGSDEVGREQILALITQELPPLDWLDKSKDEALELEREDLYGLLEYVEKYPDSQVLYTEYTVTQS; this comes from the coding sequence GTGCCTGTGAATAGCGATATTAAATATGAGGTGAAAGTTGAACGCGAAGGATACTTAATATTATTGGAGAGGGAACCATCGGGGGCGGTTTGTTGTTTATGTCCTTCGGAATATGCGCCTAATTCTCGTTGCGCTACTGGGGTAATGGTTTTGCCGCAATGCCCCCCATCAGAGTATGCAACTTTTGGATCGGATGAGGTGGGAAGAGAGCAAATTTTAGCTTTGATTACGCAGGAATTGCCGCCTCTAGATTGGTTGGATAAAAGTAAAGATGAGGCTTTGGAATTGGAGCGAGAGGATTTGTATGGACTGCTGGAATATGTGGAAAAATATCCGGATTCTCAGGTGTTGTACACGGAATATACCGTAACACAATCATAA